One region of Chryseobacterium sp. SORGH_AS_0447 genomic DNA includes:
- a CDS encoding retropepsin-like aspartic protease, with protein sequence MKKVLYSLFVFSMIHVSSQTKKFFLKGEVQLQHPVEKINLRFENNLPFVQVNISGKFYNFLFDSGAPTVISTAIYNELKLKKKYKRSVGDSNNNKQQQVFTELPEMTVDQVVFKNIGAIVLDLNSAELGCLKVDGIIGANQMAKLFWRINYGENSLETTRELSYFNLKDYPIILPFDPKPQKTPVVTTPVFGKNIEVTFDTGFSGRFEIMEKNFDPSKVTHKIETFGTRSTGAFGAAKPVAGTIFRIDSLALGNKIFHNEMISTGTSDLMGNEFLRDFSFILDWKNNKIYLKSVRNTPPKLESFGFTYRFVDQKPVVAFIFQHDNFPLKIGDSIISINNVRLDHLDGETACHYFINRVERDQQTIAVKVKRDGKVMEFTLDRKAYLN encoded by the coding sequence ATGAAAAAAGTTCTGTACTCGCTTTTCGTATTTTCAATGATTCATGTTTCTTCACAGACTAAGAAATTTTTTTTAAAAGGAGAGGTACAGCTTCAGCATCCTGTCGAAAAGATCAACCTTAGATTCGAGAACAATCTACCTTTTGTACAGGTAAACATTAGTGGCAAATTTTATAATTTTCTTTTCGATTCCGGGGCACCGACTGTAATTTCTACAGCAATATATAACGAGCTGAAACTGAAGAAGAAATATAAACGATCTGTAGGAGATTCCAATAACAATAAACAACAGCAGGTTTTTACGGAACTTCCCGAGATGACCGTGGATCAGGTAGTTTTCAAAAATATCGGAGCTATTGTCCTAGACCTTAATTCCGCAGAACTTGGTTGTCTCAAAGTAGACGGGATCATCGGGGCCAACCAGATGGCTAAACTGTTCTGGAGAATTAATTATGGTGAAAATTCACTGGAAACAACCCGCGAACTTTCCTATTTCAATCTTAAAGATTACCCGATTATTCTCCCTTTTGATCCGAAGCCTCAGAAAACACCTGTGGTGACAACCCCGGTTTTCGGTAAAAATATAGAGGTTACTTTCGATACCGGATTTTCGGGCAGGTTTGAAATTATGGAAAAAAACTTTGACCCTTCAAAAGTTACCCATAAAATAGAGACGTTCGGAACCCGTTCAACTGGAGCATTTGGGGCTGCAAAGCCGGTGGCGGGAACAATTTTCAGGATTGATTCTCTTGCACTGGGCAATAAGATTTTCCATAATGAAATGATATCTACCGGTACTTCGGACCTGATGGGAAATGAATTCCTGAGAGATTTTTCCTTTATTCTTGACTGGAAGAACAACAAAATTTATCTGAAGTCCGTACGGAATACTCCTCCGAAACTCGAATCATTTGGTTTCACCTACCGTTTTGTAGATCAGAAGCCGGTTGTCGCTTTTATTTTTCAGCATGATAATTTTCCTTTAAAGATCGGAGATTCCATTATCAGCATCAACAATGTAAGGCTGGACCATCTCGATGGTGAAACAGCCTGCCACTATTTCATCAATCGGGTGGAGAGAGACCAGCAGACCATTGCGGTAAAAGTAAAGAGGGACGGGAAAGTAATGGAGTTTACACTGGACAGGAAAGCGTATTTGAATTAA
- a CDS encoding M20/M25/M40 family metallo-hydrolase encodes MKKAFIIIPLFLGGFLFSQKKPFKRPAKKTSLTVKLNYHEEFKKISDEIMTNGTAYENLGQLTKGIGPRFSGTPGYMKAVEWAEKRLKEIGIDMIWRMEAKAPVWVRGKESLQIKAGNGDWKNIRMLSFGNSEGTEGKDLTGEIVLIGSTSELNAMSVGQLKGKIAFVNLPMDPKIINTSDSYLLTAKSKLISASVIAKTGAKALIIRSLTTASDDTPHAKMVYYEPDDKIRIPALSIGAKSADELEKLLKNQKVTAKLNMTAQSKGDTTNPNIIAEIQGKKDSKVIVLGAQLDSWDFGEGAIDDGTGVAQCMEVLKTFKALGIENNHTIRVVFYANSENGGQGREMYAAYVKKKDEKHVFALGTDAGGYSPRGFSLDMPPQRRKLIFEWKNYFLPYGVYDFDQTDAIQDISPLKKLDIPLAELVVDTQRYFDYHHSEQDTFDKVNKRELLLGAVAMTQMIFMIDKNW; translated from the coding sequence ATGAAAAAAGCATTCATTATCATTCCACTCTTTTTGGGTGGATTTTTATTTTCTCAGAAAAAGCCCTTTAAAAGACCTGCGAAAAAAACATCGTTGACCGTAAAACTAAACTATCACGAAGAGTTTAAAAAGATCTCCGATGAAATCATGACCAACGGAACGGCATACGAAAACCTGGGACAGCTTACCAAAGGGATCGGGCCACGTTTCAGCGGAACTCCCGGCTATATGAAAGCCGTGGAATGGGCAGAAAAAAGGCTGAAAGAGATCGGTATCGATATGATCTGGAGGATGGAAGCCAAAGCACCGGTTTGGGTAAGAGGAAAAGAGTCCCTCCAAATTAAAGCCGGAAACGGCGACTGGAAAAATATACGGATGCTTTCTTTCGGAAACTCTGAAGGAACCGAAGGAAAAGATCTTACCGGAGAAATCGTGTTAATCGGTTCAACCTCTGAACTGAATGCAATGTCGGTAGGTCAGCTGAAGGGCAAAATTGCTTTTGTCAATCTTCCGATGGATCCCAAAATCATTAATACCAGCGATTCTTACCTGCTGACTGCCAAATCCAAGCTGATTTCTGCGTCCGTGATTGCAAAGACAGGAGCAAAAGCTTTAATTATAAGATCGTTAACCACAGCTTCCGACGATACGCCGCATGCTAAAATGGTATATTATGAACCGGACGATAAAATAAGGATTCCGGCATTATCCATCGGCGCAAAATCCGCGGACGAACTTGAAAAATTACTCAAAAACCAAAAGGTTACCGCCAAACTGAATATGACCGCCCAATCCAAAGGCGATACCACCAACCCGAATATCATTGCTGAAATTCAGGGTAAGAAAGATTCAAAGGTCATCGTTCTTGGGGCACAGCTGGATTCCTGGGATTTCGGGGAAGGCGCAATCGATGACGGTACGGGAGTCGCGCAGTGTATGGAAGTATTAAAAACCTTCAAAGCATTAGGGATTGAAAACAACCATACCATCCGGGTGGTATTTTATGCCAACAGTGAGAACGGCGGACAGGGCCGGGAAATGTATGCCGCTTACGTAAAAAAGAAAGATGAAAAACACGTTTTTGCTTTGGGAACCGATGCCGGAGGATACTCGCCAAGAGGATTTTCCCTGGATATGCCTCCCCAGAGAAGAAAGCTGATCTTCGAATGGAAAAATTATTTCCTTCCATACGGCGTATACGACTTCGACCAGACCGATGCGATCCAGGATATTTCGCCTTTGAAAAAGCTCGATATTCCGTTAGCTGAATTAGTGGTTGATACCCAAAGGTACTTCGATTACCATCATTCCGAACAGGATACTTTCGATAAAGTGAATAAGAGGGAGCTCCTTTTGGGTGCGGTAGCCATGACACAGATGATTTTTATGATTGATAAAAACTGGTAA
- a CDS encoding M20/M25/M40 family metallo-hydrolase, with amino-acid sequence MKKIIGTALLLAGLMTYGQTKEDSVQFAKISTEILNNGKAYTELKDLTKNIGHRLSGSEAYEKAVQWAAQKLRDAGADKVWLQEVMVPVWERGKESLQIKTSSGKWTSLKMLSLGNSEGTDGKDVSGEIIMVRSMEEYDKLPPEQVKDKIVFFNYHFSQSYVETFRGYSDAAKYRTTAASLTAKKGGKFAIIRSLSSAFDNVPHTGAMRYSGDQKIPAVAIGSSTADELAELLQSQKVTAKLNSNCGMKGERLSHSVIGEITGKKDKSIIVVGGHLDSWDVGEGAHDDGAGIVQSIEVLRTFKKLGFQNNHTIRVVCFANEENGVKGGIQYGKIAKENSEKHLFAIETDAGGFTPRGISLEMDHNKRKQIQSWASLFLPYGIYDFKNTYSGTDLYPLHDMGVPTAELVPDSQRYFDIHHTEEDTFEKVNRRELLLGASTLTQIIYMIDRNW; translated from the coding sequence ATGAAGAAGATAATAGGCACTGCTCTTTTACTAGCAGGCTTAATGACTTATGGCCAGACCAAAGAAGACTCTGTACAATTTGCCAAAATTTCCACGGAAATACTGAATAATGGAAAAGCCTATACGGAATTAAAGGATTTAACCAAAAATATCGGCCATCGGCTCAGCGGTTCGGAAGCTTACGAAAAGGCCGTTCAATGGGCAGCGCAAAAGCTCCGTGATGCCGGCGCCGACAAAGTATGGCTTCAGGAAGTGATGGTGCCGGTCTGGGAAAGAGGAAAAGAATCTTTACAGATCAAAACCTCATCAGGAAAATGGACGAGCCTTAAGATGCTTTCTTTGGGTAATTCTGAAGGAACGGACGGAAAAGATGTTTCGGGAGAGATCATCATGGTGCGATCGATGGAAGAATACGACAAGCTTCCACCGGAACAGGTAAAGGATAAGATTGTCTTCTTCAACTATCATTTCAGCCAGTCGTATGTTGAAACCTTCAGAGGTTACAGCGATGCGGCAAAATACAGAACGACGGCCGCTTCTTTAACGGCCAAAAAAGGAGGAAAATTTGCCATCATCCGTTCGCTTTCCTCGGCTTTTGATAATGTTCCGCATACCGGAGCCATGCGTTACAGTGGCGATCAAAAAATTCCTGCCGTGGCAATCGGGAGCTCAACAGCCGACGAATTGGCTGAACTTTTACAATCACAGAAAGTAACTGCCAAACTAAATTCCAATTGTGGCATGAAAGGCGAAAGGCTGTCCCACTCTGTTATCGGAGAAATTACCGGTAAAAAAGACAAAAGCATCATCGTAGTCGGTGGTCACCTCGATTCCTGGGATGTGGGAGAAGGTGCTCATGACGACGGAGCCGGAATTGTCCAGAGCATCGAGGTATTACGTACTTTTAAAAAATTAGGATTTCAGAACAACCATACCATCCGAGTAGTTTGTTTTGCCAATGAAGAGAATGGCGTAAAAGGCGGCATTCAGTATGGAAAAATAGCCAAAGAAAACAGCGAAAAACATCTTTTTGCTATAGAAACGGATGCCGGTGGTTTTACGCCAAGAGGGATTTCCCTGGAAATGGATCATAATAAGAGAAAGCAGATCCAAAGTTGGGCAAGCCTGTTCTTACCGTATGGAATTTATGATTTTAAAAACACCTATTCCGGGACGGATCTTTATCCGCTTCATGATATGGGCGTTCCGACGGCAGAATTAGTTCCCGATTCGCAGCGTTATTTCGATATCCATCATACGGAAGAAGATACTTTTGAAAAAGTGAACCGGAGAGAATTGCTGCTTGGAGCGAGTACTTTGACGCAGATAATTTATATGATTGACCGAAATTGGTAA
- a CDS encoding IS4 family transposase, translating into MSSRDFTRKRKLSFSNTLLFMLNFITKSLSCEIVNFIHYIRSLGQTQNTFTKSAYVQNRKKIKPEVFIHLNKRLVEEFYTDNSAVQTKFNGLRLLAIDGSRINLPQTRELEEIYGVSKNQTSHTCVQAKACVLYDTINKICLKGVLSSIDTDERLQALELLAHCCHNDLLLYDRGFASFDFFYQHHKRNFNYLMRVKVGLNQTIKDFVKSGISSMITDFKPSPNVDLSGKDYGRDYTFKVRLLRVVLDNGTIEVLATSLLDEACYPSEIFKALYFERWGIETYFDEIKNKLHLEEFSGYSNNSILQDFYSTLLVSNIQTLIVRELEQELNEVDTKKKYRYKVNTSLSYSLMKNRILNLLFSNVKKEDIVAELKILFASHMIPVRPKRSFKRNILKYRVRAKPKVTKNYKKNL; encoded by the coding sequence ATGAGTAGCAGAGATTTCACCCGCAAAAGGAAGTTGAGCTTTTCAAATACGCTTTTGTTTATGCTCAACTTCATTACCAAAAGCCTGTCCTGTGAGATTGTAAATTTCATTCACTATATAAGATCTTTGGGCCAGACACAGAATACTTTTACAAAAAGTGCATACGTACAGAACAGAAAAAAGATAAAGCCCGAGGTTTTTATTCATCTGAACAAGCGGCTTGTGGAAGAATTCTATACAGATAATTCTGCAGTACAGACCAAATTCAATGGTCTTCGTCTGTTGGCTATTGATGGTTCGAGAATTAATCTACCTCAAACCCGAGAGCTGGAAGAGATTTATGGTGTATCCAAAAACCAGACTTCTCATACCTGCGTACAGGCCAAAGCCTGCGTACTGTATGATACAATCAATAAAATCTGTTTAAAAGGGGTACTTTCTTCTATAGATACTGATGAACGTTTACAGGCTCTTGAGCTGTTGGCTCATTGTTGCCATAATGATCTGCTGCTATATGACCGTGGTTTTGCTTCATTTGATTTCTTTTATCAGCATCACAAAAGAAATTTTAACTACCTTATGCGCGTAAAAGTAGGTTTGAACCAAACCATAAAAGATTTCGTCAAAAGCGGAATATCCAGTATGATAACAGACTTTAAGCCTTCTCCCAACGTAGATCTGTCAGGAAAAGATTATGGTAGAGACTATACTTTTAAGGTAAGATTGTTGCGTGTCGTACTGGATAATGGCACCATCGAAGTTCTTGCAACCTCTCTTTTAGATGAGGCTTGTTATCCTTCGGAGATTTTCAAAGCCCTATATTTTGAACGCTGGGGCATAGAAACCTATTTTGATGAAATCAAAAACAAGCTTCACCTGGAGGAATTTTCCGGTTACTCAAACAACAGCATCTTACAGGATTTCTATTCTACTTTGCTTGTAAGCAATATACAGACCCTTATTGTCAGAGAACTCGAACAGGAGCTTAATGAAGTTGATACGAAAAAGAAGTACCGGTACAAAGTCAATACTTCCCTTTCTTACAGCTTGATGAAAAACAGAATTTTGAATTTGCTCTTTAGCAATGTAAAAAAAGAGGATATAGTGGCAGAGCTTAAAATTCTTTTTGCTTCTCATATGATCCCCGTCAGACCCAAAAGATCCTTTAAAAGGAATATTTTAAAATACAGAGTCAGAGCGAAACCAAAGGTCACTAAAAACTATAAAAAAAATCTATAA